Proteins from a genomic interval of Rhodococcoides fascians A25f:
- a CDS encoding FadR/GntR family transcriptional regulator, whose protein sequence is MRQVQRSSLITQVTAQLRDEITSQRWPVGTRIPTEPELCEITGTGRNTVREAVQALVHAGMVERRQGSGTFVMTCSDLGGTLGKYFSDARHRDVTELRQTLEVTAAALAADRRDDEDIRVMLGALKDRNAAWSNETPLADAVRIDARLHRAIVAASHNAIYLEFYDSLLPVIHDAMRHHAIEHDDDYVAEHTALVHAVIDGDADRASDAARSLFHELSEPLARATESTE, encoded by the coding sequence GTGCGGCAGGTCCAGCGATCGAGCCTGATAACCCAGGTCACCGCACAGTTGCGTGACGAGATCACGTCGCAGAGATGGCCGGTGGGCACCCGCATCCCCACCGAGCCGGAACTGTGCGAAATCACCGGGACCGGTCGCAACACCGTTCGCGAAGCGGTCCAAGCTCTTGTGCACGCCGGCATGGTCGAGCGCAGACAGGGGTCGGGCACCTTCGTCATGACCTGCTCCGACCTCGGCGGCACCCTGGGTAAGTACTTCTCGGACGCCCGGCACCGCGACGTCACCGAACTCCGCCAGACCCTGGAGGTCACTGCAGCTGCGCTCGCCGCCGACCGACGCGACGACGAGGACATCCGAGTCATGCTGGGCGCGCTGAAGGATCGCAACGCGGCGTGGTCGAACGAGACCCCACTGGCGGACGCCGTCCGGATCGACGCGCGCCTGCACCGCGCCATCGTCGCAGCCAGTCATAACGCGATCTATCTGGAGTTCTACGACTCACTGCTGCCGGTGATCCACGACGCCATGCGCCACCATGCCATCGAACACGACGACGACTACGTTGCCGAGCACACCGCACTCGTCCATGCCGTCATCGACGGAGACGCAGATCGTGCGTCGGATGCAGCTCGATCACTGTTCCACGAACTGTCCGAACCACTCGCTCGCGCAACGGAATCTACAGAATGA
- a CDS encoding TIGR02569 family protein, with protein MSSVEPPQHVISTFGLRDVEPAPLGADWDGGWRLGDVVLSPVADHARAAWSAKVRETLTVDGVRLARPVRSTDGRYVVSGWRADTFVAGEPEPRHDEVVSLSLRLHSATAQLERPRFLVQPPVAPWADVDVFVAADRAAWEAVPLRSARGAGAPEPSSNDGKSSLELVKQLATLRKPVESPDQLVHGDLFGTVLFSGSDAPGISDITPYWRPAPWAAGVAVVDALSWGDADDGLVGRWDDLPEWPQMLLRALMFRLAVHALHPRSTSEAFPGLARTADLVRLIL; from the coding sequence GTGAGCTCTGTCGAACCCCCTCAGCACGTGATCTCCACGTTCGGGCTGCGTGATGTCGAGCCGGCACCCCTCGGAGCGGACTGGGACGGTGGGTGGCGTCTGGGTGACGTCGTGCTGTCTCCGGTGGCCGACCACGCCCGCGCGGCCTGGTCGGCGAAGGTACGCGAGACGTTGACGGTGGACGGAGTTCGACTCGCTCGCCCGGTGCGCTCCACCGACGGTCGGTATGTGGTGTCGGGCTGGCGCGCAGACACGTTCGTGGCCGGCGAACCCGAGCCCCGGCACGACGAGGTGGTCTCGTTGTCGTTGCGTCTGCACTCGGCGACGGCGCAACTGGAGCGTCCGCGATTCTTGGTTCAGCCGCCCGTTGCACCGTGGGCGGATGTGGACGTGTTCGTCGCAGCCGACAGAGCGGCGTGGGAGGCCGTCCCACTCCGGTCGGCGCGCGGAGCAGGCGCACCCGAGCCGTCCTCCAATGACGGCAAGAGCAGTCTCGAGTTGGTCAAACAGCTTGCGACACTGCGTAAACCCGTCGAGTCACCGGATCAACTGGTACACGGCGACCTGTTCGGAACGGTGCTGTTCTCGGGCAGTGACGCACCCGGAATCAGCGACATCACGCCGTACTGGCGTCCGGCACCATGGGCCGCCGGAGTAGCGGTGGTGGACGCCCTGTCCTGGGGTGACGCCGACGACGGTCTGGTGGGTCGCTGGGACGATCTACCCGAGTGGCCACAGATGTTGCTGCGCGCGTTGATGTTTCGTCTCGCTGTTCACGCGCTCCATCCGCGTTCGACGTCCGAGGCCTTTCCGGGTCTCGCACGAACAGCGGACCTGGTGCGTCTCATTCTGTAG
- the moeZ gene encoding adenylyltransferase/sulfurtransferase MoeZ, with translation MVHLPPLVEPAGELTPEDVARYSRHLIIPSVGTDGQKRLRNARVLVVGAGGLGSPALLYLAAAGVGTLGIVEFDDVELSNLQRQIIHGRSDVGRAKADSARDSILELNDGVEVTLHKVRLDSSNALELFGHYDLVLDGTDNFATRYLVNDAAALVGIPYVWGSIYRFEGQVSVFWDAAPGGVGINYRDLYPEAPPPGMVPSCAEGGVLGVLCASIGSVMVTEAIKLITGIGETLLGRLMIYDALAMSYRTVRLTRDPHRTPITELIDYEAFCGVVPAVESVGEEVTPVQLRAMMESGREVALIDVREPVEWDIVRIDGARLIPKDRILSGAAMAELPQHVPIVLYCKTGIRSAEVLSAVVGAGFADASHLQGGIVEWAKQIDPGLPIY, from the coding sequence GTGGTCCACCTACCTCCGCTGGTCGAACCCGCGGGCGAACTGACGCCCGAGGACGTAGCGCGATACAGCCGTCATCTGATCATTCCCAGCGTGGGAACGGACGGTCAGAAACGCCTCCGCAACGCCCGTGTACTCGTCGTCGGTGCCGGGGGGTTGGGTTCACCTGCACTGCTCTATCTCGCAGCCGCAGGTGTCGGGACTCTGGGAATCGTGGAATTCGACGATGTCGAACTGTCCAATCTGCAACGGCAGATCATCCACGGTCGGTCCGATGTGGGCCGGGCGAAAGCCGACAGTGCCAGAGATTCGATTCTCGAACTCAACGACGGCGTCGAGGTGACGTTGCACAAGGTCCGACTGGATTCCTCGAACGCGCTCGAACTCTTCGGACACTACGATCTCGTTCTCGACGGCACCGACAATTTTGCCACCCGGTACCTCGTCAACGATGCAGCTGCCCTGGTCGGCATTCCGTACGTGTGGGGTTCGATCTATCGATTCGAGGGCCAGGTTTCGGTGTTCTGGGATGCAGCACCCGGGGGAGTGGGCATCAACTATCGCGACCTGTACCCCGAGGCTCCGCCGCCGGGAATGGTTCCGTCGTGCGCCGAAGGTGGCGTGCTGGGAGTTCTGTGCGCTTCGATCGGTTCGGTCATGGTGACCGAGGCCATCAAGTTGATCACCGGCATCGGCGAGACGCTGTTGGGCAGATTGATGATCTACGACGCACTGGCGATGAGCTATCGAACGGTGCGGTTGACCCGCGATCCGCATCGGACCCCGATCACCGAGTTGATCGACTACGAGGCATTCTGTGGAGTTGTTCCGGCCGTCGAATCCGTCGGCGAGGAAGTTACCCCGGTTCAGCTACGGGCAATGATGGAGTCCGGGCGCGAGGTTGCTCTGATCGACGTGCGTGAACCGGTCGAGTGGGACATCGTTCGCATCGACGGCGCACGCCTGATTCCCAAGGATCGAATCCTCTCCGGTGCGGCCATGGCCGAGCTGCCGCAGCACGTGCCGATCGTGCTGTACTGCAAAACCGGCATCAGGTCCGCGGAAGTGCTCAGCGCGGTCGTCGGTGCCGGTTTTGCCGACGCGTCCCATCTGCAGGGCGGAATAGTGGAGTGGGCCAAGCAAATAGACCCTGGTTTGCCCATCTACTGA
- a CDS encoding DUF3152 domain-containing protein encodes MTDRGGPRIRGGVQSGGVDDEYDDRSDDFPRTVGSRGSHQPLRAQWDPTQREVKQRNRRPDRDVRKQSKIGKFASTYGWRAYAVPVLIVVTALVVFDAVRTGDPVTGTAAQSTNADPGFGALSSDTTSGTGIIGVPPQADGNFASSISSGELPDGGPFAVQGAGTWHTVAGSTEQVGQGTERVFTYTVEVEDGVDTVGFGGDESFGRLVDQTLANPKSWTNDPRFAFRRIDQGDPDFRISLTSQMSIRQACGYDIQLEVSCYNPGIERVVLNEPRWVRGAISFQGDIGSYRQYQINHEVGHAIGYQQHQPCEADGGLAPVMMQQTFGTSNDDIARLDPEGVVPMDGKTCRFNPWPYPRA; translated from the coding sequence GTGACTGACCGAGGCGGGCCGCGTATCCGCGGTGGTGTGCAGTCGGGCGGCGTCGACGACGAGTACGACGATCGGTCGGACGATTTTCCACGCACGGTGGGTAGCCGCGGTTCTCACCAACCATTGCGCGCGCAGTGGGATCCGACGCAGCGCGAGGTCAAGCAACGCAATCGTCGACCCGACCGAGACGTCCGCAAGCAGAGCAAGATCGGAAAGTTCGCCTCGACGTACGGCTGGCGGGCATACGCGGTTCCAGTTCTGATCGTGGTCACTGCGCTCGTGGTATTCGACGCCGTGCGCACCGGCGACCCGGTCACCGGCACCGCGGCGCAGTCCACCAATGCCGATCCCGGTTTCGGCGCTCTGAGCTCCGATACGACCTCGGGCACCGGAATCATCGGTGTACCGCCACAGGCTGACGGTAATTTCGCGTCGTCGATCTCCTCGGGTGAACTGCCGGATGGGGGCCCCTTCGCGGTCCAGGGTGCCGGCACGTGGCACACCGTGGCCGGTTCCACCGAGCAGGTGGGCCAAGGGACCGAGCGGGTGTTCACGTACACGGTCGAGGTGGAGGACGGTGTCGACACGGTCGGATTCGGCGGCGACGAGTCGTTCGGCCGCCTGGTGGACCAGACACTCGCCAATCCCAAGAGCTGGACGAACGACCCGCGTTTCGCGTTTCGGCGAATCGACCAGGGTGACCCCGACTTCAGGATCTCGCTGACGTCGCAGATGTCCATCCGGCAGGCGTGTGGGTACGACATTCAACTCGAAGTCTCCTGCTACAACCCGGGCATCGAGCGAGTCGTCCTGAACGAGCCGAGATGGGTTCGCGGGGCGATCTCGTTCCAAGGAGACATCGGCTCGTACCGCCAGTATCAGATCAACCACGAGGTGGGCCATGCAATCGGCTACCAGCAGCACCAGCCGTGCGAGGCCGACGGCGGCCTGGCACCGGTGATGATGCAACAGACGTTCGGCACGTCCAACGACGACATTGCGCGACTGGATCCGGAGGGGGTAGTCCCCATGGACGGCAAGACATGTCGATTCAATCCGTGGCCGTACCCGCGCGCGTGA
- a CDS encoding TetR/AcrR family transcriptional regulator produces MTDLDDRRSSDRPATTGNRRSARLPRDARRAQLLAAASEIFVTRGYHASGMDEIAECAGVSKPVLYQHFPGKLELYLAVLQSYVDTLIAGVRQALRSTTDNRQRVRAAVLAFYDFVDTDTQGFRLVFESDLMGDPQVNSRVEQATEACVDAVFDLVAHDSGLDPYRARVLAVGLVGASQFTARYWLEADRPISKEDAVDTTVSLAWGGLSHVPLQAP; encoded by the coding sequence ATGACAGATCTCGACGACCGGAGGTCCTCGGACCGGCCGGCCACCACCGGCAATCGACGCAGCGCACGGCTGCCACGCGATGCCCGTCGGGCGCAGCTGCTCGCCGCTGCGAGCGAAATATTCGTGACCCGCGGCTATCACGCGTCCGGAATGGACGAGATCGCCGAATGCGCAGGTGTCAGCAAGCCGGTCCTCTACCAGCACTTCCCCGGGAAGCTCGAGCTGTATCTGGCGGTGCTGCAGAGCTACGTCGACACGTTGATCGCAGGCGTTCGCCAGGCCCTTCGCTCGACCACCGACAACCGACAGCGCGTACGCGCCGCGGTACTGGCGTTCTACGATTTCGTCGACACCGACACTCAGGGCTTCCGCCTGGTTTTCGAGTCCGATCTGATGGGCGATCCCCAGGTCAACTCGCGCGTCGAGCAGGCGACCGAAGCGTGCGTCGACGCCGTGTTCGATCTGGTCGCGCACGACTCGGGACTCGACCCGTACCGGGCCCGCGTGCTCGCCGTCGGTCTGGTCGGAGCGAGCCAGTTCACCGCCCGATACTGGCTGGAAGCCGACCGGCCCATATCCAAGGAAGACGCGGTGGACACCACCGTGTCGCTGGCCTGGGGCGGTCTGTCGCACGTTCCGCTGCAAGCCCCGTAG
- a CDS encoding DUF3107 domain-containing protein has protein sequence MEVKIGVSESSRELVVNSTQSPAEVEALVSTAFAGKDGVLSLEDEKGRKFLIQAAKVSYVEIGPSDARKVGFATS, from the coding sequence GTGGAGGTCAAGATCGGTGTTTCGGAGAGTTCCCGTGAGCTCGTCGTGAACAGCACGCAGTCCCCGGCCGAGGTCGAAGCGCTCGTGTCGACCGCCTTCGCCGGTAAGGATGGAGTGCTGTCGTTGGAGGACGAGAAGGGACGCAAGTTCTTGATCCAGGCCGCCAAGGTGTCGTACGTCGAGATCGGTCCGTCCGATGCTCGGAAGGTCGGATTCGCGACCTCCTGA
- a CDS encoding ferritin-like fold-containing protein, whose product MGAHSPESSSSIDASTTLVEPAEPAIAHDHPGVPDLFAVLAYGEISAFYRLAEDARMAPSMEGRVALASMAAAEMSHFETLERALSVRGLDVYASMAPFVRALDEYHASTTPSTWLESLVKAYVGDGIAADFYRQIAHSLDSDVAEIVRDVLAETGHSEFVVHEVSERVRASSQDKARLMLWGRRLLGEAITQAQFVLAQRESLTDLVITASGDLNGVVALFDRMQEQHSERMSSLGLD is encoded by the coding sequence ATGGGAGCCCACTCGCCGGAGTCGTCGTCGTCCATAGATGCATCCACCACGCTCGTCGAGCCGGCCGAGCCGGCCATCGCGCACGATCACCCGGGAGTTCCGGACTTGTTCGCGGTACTCGCCTACGGCGAGATCTCGGCCTTCTATCGGCTGGCCGAAGATGCGCGTATGGCGCCATCGATGGAGGGGCGCGTGGCCCTGGCCAGCATGGCGGCGGCGGAGATGAGTCACTTCGAGACGCTGGAGCGAGCGTTGTCCGTTCGGGGTCTCGACGTCTATGCCTCGATGGCTCCGTTCGTGCGTGCCCTGGACGAATACCACGCATCGACCACTCCGTCGACGTGGTTGGAGTCCCTGGTCAAGGCCTACGTGGGCGACGGGATCGCAGCGGACTTCTACCGGCAGATCGCGCACAGCCTCGATTCCGACGTCGCGGAGATCGTGCGAGACGTGCTGGCCGAGACCGGGCATTCGGAGTTCGTCGTCCACGAAGTATCCGAGCGGGTTCGGGCGAGCTCGCAGGACAAGGCGCGGCTGATGCTGTGGGGTCGCCGCCTGCTCGGCGAGGCCATCACCCAGGCGCAGTTCGTGCTCGCGCAACGAGAGTCGCTGACCGATCTCGTCATCACCGCCTCGGGCGACCTCAACGGAGTGGTCGCACTGTTCGATCGGATGCAGGAACAGCACTCGGAGCGGATGTCCTCGCTCGGCCTGGACTGA
- a CDS encoding DEAD/DEAH box helicase → MCARSNTRKASPLSKIVIDQESETGDTTLSAQLDDTHVPPTFAELNVDAAIVRALSEMGIERTFAIQELTLPLAIAGDDLIGQARTGMGKTFGFGVPLLHRLATDNSGTTPLDGTPRALIIVPTRELCVQVSSDLENASKYLSGANGPVKVLSIYGGRPYEAQISALQNGVDVVVGTPGRLLDLAKQNHLILGKVGVLVLDEADEMLDLGFLPDIERILGMVPDKRQTMLFSATMPGPIITLARTFLTQPTHIRAEEAESSAVHDRTAQHVYRAHALDKVEMVAKVLKAEGRGATMVFTRTKRTAQKVADELSERGYSVGAVHGDLGQVQREKALKAFRTGKIDVLVATDVAARGIDIDDVTHVINYQCPEDEKTYVHRIGRTGRAGRTGIAVTLVDWDDIPRWQLIDKALDLGMPDPVETYSSSPHLFTDLGIATDATGTVRKAPSRAPEKAEEDGETDAAAPAADASSAATKPRRSRSRRRTRAGQGGDTAGSAAASNDSPSAATSVGEQSDTTDTASADTATKTAPRRRRRRRSSGSSADAGPSTASASE, encoded by the coding sequence TTGTGCGCGCGTTCGAACACGAGGAAGGCCAGTCCCCTGAGCAAGATAGTCATCGACCAAGAATCCGAGACCGGCGACACGACGTTGTCGGCGCAACTGGACGACACCCACGTACCTCCCACGTTCGCGGAACTGAACGTCGACGCGGCCATCGTTCGCGCTCTCTCCGAGATGGGAATCGAGCGCACCTTCGCTATCCAGGAGCTGACGCTGCCGCTCGCCATCGCGGGTGACGACCTCATCGGTCAGGCACGTACCGGCATGGGCAAGACGTTCGGCTTCGGTGTTCCACTTCTGCACCGGCTCGCCACGGACAACTCCGGCACCACTCCGCTCGACGGCACTCCGCGTGCCCTGATCATCGTGCCGACCCGTGAACTGTGCGTCCAGGTCAGCTCCGATCTCGAGAACGCCTCCAAGTACCTCAGCGGTGCCAACGGACCCGTCAAGGTGCTCTCCATCTACGGTGGCCGCCCGTACGAGGCTCAGATCAGCGCGCTGCAGAACGGGGTCGACGTCGTCGTCGGAACTCCCGGCCGTCTGCTCGACCTCGCCAAGCAGAACCACCTGATTCTGGGCAAGGTCGGCGTGCTCGTTCTCGACGAAGCCGACGAGATGCTCGACCTCGGGTTCCTTCCCGACATCGAACGCATCCTCGGCATGGTGCCCGACAAGCGTCAAACGATGCTGTTCTCTGCCACGATGCCCGGCCCGATCATCACGCTGGCGCGCACCTTCCTGACGCAGCCGACGCACATCCGGGCCGAGGAAGCGGAGTCCTCCGCCGTCCACGACCGCACCGCCCAGCACGTGTACCGGGCGCACGCACTCGACAAGGTCGAGATGGTGGCCAAAGTCCTCAAGGCCGAGGGCCGCGGCGCGACGATGGTGTTCACTCGCACCAAGCGCACGGCTCAGAAGGTCGCCGACGAGCTGTCCGAGCGTGGCTACTCGGTCGGTGCCGTGCACGGTGACCTCGGTCAGGTCCAACGCGAGAAGGCTCTCAAGGCGTTCCGCACCGGAAAGATCGACGTCCTGGTGGCCACCGATGTCGCAGCACGCGGTATCGACATCGACGACGTCACCCATGTCATCAACTACCAGTGCCCCGAGGACGAGAAGACCTATGTGCACCGCATCGGTCGCACCGGCCGTGCCGGACGCACCGGCATCGCCGTCACCCTGGTCGACTGGGACGACATCCCCCGCTGGCAGCTGATCGACAAGGCGCTCGATCTCGGTATGCCGGATCCGGTCGAGACCTATTCGAGCTCGCCGCACCTGTTCACCGACCTCGGTATCGCCACGGACGCCACCGGCACTGTGCGCAAGGCACCCTCGCGCGCCCCGGAGAAGGCGGAGGAAGACGGCGAGACCGACGCGGCAGCGCCGGCCGCGGACGCGTCGTCGGCAGCGACCAAGCCCCGCCGCTCGCGCAGTCGCCGTCGCACTCGTGCAGGGCAGGGCGGCGACACCGCAGGCTCCGCCGCGGCGTCGAACGATTCCCCATCTGCCGCGACTTCGGTTGGCGAACAGTCGGATACGACCGACACGGCGTCCGCCGACACGGCCACGAAGACTGCCCCGCGCCGCCGCAGGCGCCGTCGCTCCAGTGGATCCTCGGCCGATGCCGGACCGTCGACTGCGAGCGCTTCGGAGTAG
- a CDS encoding Rv3212 family protein → MLAPERRTRTDLVVAAVIAVVVVVAASIAWLTGDARGTTSISAAEPLPQPEPAASVPTALTELWRAPSAATDPARTPAPVVAGSTVVTADGGSVVGRDPRSGEQSWSYTRDLPLCSVVAAWNTAVAVYRDDRGCSQVTELDGSTGQRKAQRTSDADDAVRLSSDGTYVTSRGNTRMELWRSDMVRTLEYGRVDAPVNPGSQPRTGCTLLSSASTNSRTAVLEQCPGEAAARLSLINPAPKDASEPEEYGSTVVPELVPGPDSPTAGRVIAVTGSVVALYIPAENGAPDRIGLYDNTASRISEFDLASTLSPEQDSPNSPATKAGSVFTWFTGAGVQALDSTGLSPVWSIPGALGSGAVMAGRLLVPVPDGIAVVDLTTGVSIDEIPVDRGDYIGPVQTSVIGDVIVEQRGDDVVALG, encoded by the coding sequence GTGCTGGCTCCAGAACGTCGGACGAGAACCGACCTCGTCGTCGCCGCCGTCATCGCAGTTGTGGTGGTCGTGGCCGCGAGCATCGCCTGGTTGACCGGCGATGCCCGCGGCACCACGTCGATTTCCGCCGCGGAGCCGCTGCCTCAGCCCGAGCCGGCAGCGTCGGTGCCCACAGCTCTCACCGAACTGTGGCGTGCGCCGAGCGCAGCAACGGATCCCGCGCGTACCCCGGCTCCCGTCGTCGCCGGATCCACGGTGGTGACCGCCGATGGTGGCTCCGTCGTCGGCCGTGATCCGCGGTCGGGCGAGCAGTCCTGGTCCTACACACGCGATCTCCCGCTGTGCTCGGTGGTCGCAGCATGGAACACGGCAGTCGCGGTCTACCGCGACGATCGCGGTTGCTCCCAGGTGACCGAACTCGACGGATCCACCGGGCAGCGCAAGGCACAACGCACGTCCGACGCCGACGATGCGGTTCGCCTGTCGTCCGACGGCACTTATGTGACGTCGAGGGGCAACACCCGCATGGAGTTGTGGCGATCGGACATGGTGCGCACCCTCGAGTACGGTCGAGTGGATGCTCCGGTCAATCCTGGTAGTCAGCCGAGAACCGGGTGCACCCTGCTGTCCTCGGCGTCGACGAACTCGCGGACGGCCGTGCTGGAGCAGTGCCCGGGCGAGGCTGCTGCGCGCTTGTCTCTGATCAACCCTGCTCCCAAGGACGCGAGTGAACCCGAAGAGTACGGGTCGACGGTGGTGCCCGAACTCGTTCCCGGGCCCGACTCCCCTACGGCCGGACGCGTCATTGCCGTCACCGGAAGCGTTGTCGCGCTGTACATTCCAGCCGAGAACGGCGCGCCCGATCGGATCGGACTCTACGACAACACGGCTTCGCGGATATCCGAATTCGACCTCGCTTCCACCCTGTCCCCCGAGCAGGACTCACCGAATTCGCCTGCGACGAAGGCAGGCTCGGTGTTCACCTGGTTCACCGGTGCCGGGGTGCAGGCGCTCGATTCCACCGGCCTGTCCCCCGTGTGGTCCATCCCCGGAGCCCTCGGAAGCGGAGCCGTCATGGCCGGCCGGCTTCTCGTCCCCGTGCCCGACGGTATTGCGGTGGTCGATCTCACCACCGGCGTGTCGATCGACGAGATACCCGTGGACCGAGGCGACTACATCGGCCCGGTGCAGACGTCGGTCATCGGCGATGTGATCGTCGAGCAGCGCGGTGACGACGTGGTCGCTCTGGGCTGA
- a CDS encoding ParA family protein, whose product MTTILAVANQKGGVAKTTTVASLAAALHALDRRVLVVDLDPQGCLTFSLGHNPDKLDSSVHEVLTGDAKVEDVLIETAEGIVLLPATIDLAGAEALLLMRAGREFALKRALAPILDDFDVVVIDCPPSLGVLTLNGLTAAQSVLVPLQCETLAHRGVGQLLRTVSEVQQITNPDLTLLGALPTLFDARTTHSRDVLGDVSDRYSLPVLAPPIPRTVRFAEASASGATVLSGRKNKGAQAYRELAENLLAHWNDGAELKTYDPAV is encoded by the coding sequence GTGACGACAATTCTTGCGGTAGCGAATCAGAAGGGCGGCGTGGCCAAGACCACCACGGTGGCCTCGCTCGCAGCAGCGCTGCACGCGCTCGACCGACGCGTCCTGGTGGTCGACCTCGACCCGCAGGGTTGCCTGACGTTCTCTCTGGGGCACAACCCCGACAAGCTCGATTCCTCCGTGCACGAGGTTTTGACCGGGGACGCCAAGGTGGAGGACGTGCTGATCGAAACGGCGGAAGGAATCGTCCTGTTGCCGGCCACGATCGATCTCGCCGGTGCCGAAGCTCTCCTGCTGATGCGGGCGGGTCGCGAATTCGCACTCAAGCGCGCGCTCGCTCCCATACTCGACGACTTCGATGTCGTCGTCATCGATTGCCCGCCGTCACTGGGGGTACTGACCCTCAACGGGCTCACCGCCGCGCAGTCGGTGTTGGTACCTCTGCAGTGCGAAACCCTCGCCCATCGGGGAGTGGGGCAGCTCTTGCGAACGGTGTCCGAGGTGCAGCAGATCACCAACCCCGACCTGACGCTGCTCGGTGCGCTCCCCACCTTGTTCGATGCTCGAACCACCCACAGCAGGGACGTGCTCGGCGATGTCTCCGATCGATATTCGCTCCCGGTCCTCGCGCCGCCGATCCCGCGGACCGTTCGCTTCGCCGAGGCCAGCGCATCGGGCGCGACGGTACTGTCGGGGCGAAAGAACAAGGGCGCGCAGGCGTATCGAGAACTTGCCGAGAACCTGCTGGCGCACTGGAACGACGGAGCCGAGCTGAAGACTTACGATCCGGCTGTGTAG
- a CDS encoding DHA2 family efflux MFS transporter permease subunit has product MTDLTKPAATDAPAKLDGALLKIAGVVVLGAIMSILDVTVVSVALRTFTDVFDTTYANAAWTMTGYTLALATVIPLTGWAADRFGTKRLYITALVLFVLGSVLCSFAWDITSLIVFRVLQGLGGGMLMPLGMTIMTRAAGPERIGRVMAVLGVPMLIGPIAGPILGGWLIEAASWHWIFLINLPIGIVALVAAVAIFPKDNPTPSESFDFRGMLMLSPGLALFLYGASSVVETETVLAVKVLAPVLVGLVLIVLFVFHALRVEHPLIDLRLFKNRSLSVAVITTTLFMVAFMGAGLLFPSYFLLRGESTLSAGLLLAPQGIGAMIAMPIAGVIADKTGPGRIVLVGMVLITAGMAVFTQVGTSTSYTLLIGALFVMGLGLGSTMMPIMTAALQTLTDETVARGSTLMNIVQQAAGSIGTALMSVVLTAQQKPALTATNQADAFDISARAFGTTFMVALVLIVATFVPAFFLPRTKHVSEGAAAPIVLH; this is encoded by the coding sequence ATGACCGACCTGACCAAGCCCGCGGCGACCGACGCACCGGCGAAGCTCGACGGAGCGCTGTTGAAAATTGCCGGCGTCGTGGTACTCGGCGCGATCATGTCCATCCTCGACGTCACCGTCGTCAGCGTCGCGCTCCGGACATTCACCGACGTGTTCGACACGACATACGCCAACGCCGCGTGGACGATGACGGGCTACACGCTCGCGCTGGCAACCGTCATACCCCTGACCGGGTGGGCCGCCGACCGTTTCGGAACCAAACGGCTCTACATCACCGCGCTCGTGCTGTTCGTGCTCGGTTCGGTGCTGTGCAGCTTCGCCTGGGACATCACCTCGCTCATCGTGTTCCGAGTGTTGCAAGGGCTCGGGGGCGGCATGCTGATGCCGCTGGGCATGACGATCATGACCCGCGCTGCCGGTCCCGAGCGCATCGGCCGAGTGATGGCCGTGCTGGGTGTTCCCATGCTCATCGGGCCCATCGCAGGCCCCATTCTGGGCGGCTGGCTGATCGAGGCAGCGAGCTGGCACTGGATCTTCCTGATCAACCTGCCGATCGGCATCGTTGCGCTTGTTGCCGCTGTGGCCATCTTCCCCAAGGACAACCCGACTCCGTCCGAATCCTTCGACTTCCGCGGCATGCTGATGCTCTCGCCCGGTCTGGCACTGTTTCTCTACGGCGCGTCCTCGGTCGTCGAAACCGAAACCGTCCTTGCCGTGAAGGTGCTGGCGCCGGTTCTCGTCGGCCTGGTGTTGATCGTCCTGTTCGTCTTCCACGCGCTCCGTGTGGAGCACCCGCTGATCGACTTGCGACTGTTCAAGAACCGATCGCTGTCCGTAGCCGTCATCACCACGACGCTGTTCATGGTGGCCTTCATGGGCGCGGGCCTGCTGTTCCCCAGTTACTTCCTGTTGCGCGGCGAATCGACTCTGTCGGCTGGGCTCCTGCTCGCCCCGCAGGGTATCGGCGCGATGATCGCGATGCCGATCGCGGGGGTGATCGCCGACAAGACCGGCCCCGGCAGAATCGTGCTCGTGGGCATGGTGCTCATCACCGCGGGTATGGCGGTGTTCACGCAGGTGGGCACCAGCACGTCCTACACGCTGCTGATCGGTGCCCTGTTCGTGATGGGCCTCGGCCTCGGATCGACGATGATGCCGATCATGACGGCGGCCCTGCAGACACTGACCGACGAAACCGTCGCTCGCGGCTCCACTTTGATGAACATCGTTCAGCAGGCCGCCGGCTCGATCGGTACCGCCCTGATGTCGGTGGTGCTGACAGCTCAGCAGAAGCCCGCACTGACCGCTACCAACCAGGCCGATGCGTTCGACATCTCGGCCAGAGCCTTCGGTACCACCTTCATGGTTGCCTTGGTTCTCATTGTCGCCACGTTCGTTCCCGCGTTCTTCCTGCCCCGAACCAAGCACGTGAGCGAGGGGGCGGCGGCACCGATCGTCCTGCACTGA